One Mercurialis annua linkage group LG3, ddMerAnnu1.2, whole genome shotgun sequence DNA window includes the following coding sequences:
- the LOC126673800 gene encoding aminoaldehyde dehydrogenase 2, peroxisomal, with product MAVPIPSRHLFINGEWRESLLKKRIPVINPSTEQIIGDIPAATSEDVEVAVEAAHNAFYRNKGKDWAFTPGAFRAKYLRAIAAKITEKKSVFAKLESIDCGKPYDEAAWDMDDVAGCFEYYADLAEGLDAKQKAPLSLPMDTFKGHVLKEPLGVIALITPWNYPLLMATWKVAPALAAGCTAILKPSELASLTCLELGEVCREVGLPHGVLNILTGLGTEAGAPLASHPRVDKVAFTGSTATGSKIMATAAQMVKPVSMELGGKSPFVVFEDVDLDKAAEWTAFGCFWTNGQICSATSRLIVHESIATAFLDRLVKWCQNIKISDPFEEGCRLGPVVSGGQYEKVMKFISTARSEGATILSGGDRPKHLNKGFFIEPTIITDVNTSMQIWREEVFGPVLCVKTFSTEEEAIELANDTIYGLGAAVMSKDLERCERVSKAFRAGIVWINCSQPCFCQAPWGGIKRSGFGRELGEWGLENYLSVKQVTQYISDEPWGWYQSPSKL from the exons ATGGCGGTCCCAATACCCAGTCGACACCTCTTCATCAACGGTGAATGGAGAGAATCCCTTCTCAAGAAACGCATCCCTGTCATCAACCCTTCTACTGAACAGATCATCG GTGATATACCAGCTGCTACTTCAGAAGATGTTGAAGTGGCAGTTGAAGCTGCCCATAATGCTTTTTACAGGAATAAGGGCAAGGATTGGGCCTTCACTCCTGGTGCTTTTCGTGCTAAGTATCTGCGTGCTATTGCTGCCAAG ATAACGGAGAAGAAATCTGTCTTTGCGAAACTCGAATCAATTGATTGCGGTAAACCATATGATGAGGCGGCGTGGGATATG GATGATGTTGCTGGTTGTTTTGAGTACTATGCTGACCTTGCTGAAGGTTTAGATGCCAAGCAAAAGGCTCCTCTTTCTCTTCCTATGGATACATTTAAGGGTCATGTTCTTAAGGAGCCGCTTGGTGTTATTGCGTTAATCACTCCTTG GAATTACCCTCTATTGATGGCCACGTGGAAAGTCGCTCCAGCTTTGGCAGCAGGTTGCACGGCAATACTGAAACCATCTGAACTTGCGTCGTT GACCTGTTTAGAGCTGGGTGAAGTTTGTAGGGAGGTTGGTCTTCCACATGGTGTCCTCAATATTCTAACTGGACTGGGCACTGAAGCTGGTGCTCCTTTGGCATCTCATCCTCGTGTTGACAAG GTAGCATTTACTGGAAGCACAGCTACTGGGAGCAAAATAATGGCAACTGCAGCTCAGATGGTCAAG CCTGTTTCGATGGAACTTGGTGGTAAAAGCCCATTCGTTGTGTTTGAGGATGTTGATCTCGACAAAG CTGCTGAATGGACTGCCTTTGGTTGCTTTTGGACAAATGGTCAGATATGCAGTGCGACATCCCGCCTAATTGTGCAT GAGAGCATTGCAACAGCATTTTTAGACAGGCTTGTCAAATGGtgccaaaatattaaaatatcggATCCCTTTGAAGAAGGTTGCAGACTTGGTCCAGTCGTGAGTGGAGGGCAG TATGAGAAAGTCATGAAATTTATATCAACTGCCAGAAGTGAAGGAGCGACCATTTTGTCTGGTGGTGATCGTCCAAAG CATCTAAACAAGGGATTCTTCATTGAGCCAACCATCATTACTGATGTAAATACCTCTATGCAAATTTGGAGAGAGGAAGTCTTTGGACCTGTTCTGTGTGTTAAAACATTCAGCACTGAAGAAGAAGCCATTGAGTTGGCAAATGACACCAT TTATGGATTGGGTGCTGCTGTGATGTCAAAAGATCTGGAAAGATGTGAACGTGTGAGCAAG GCTTTTCGGGCAGGTATTGTGTGGATCAATTGCTCGCAGCCATGTTTCTGTCAAGCCCCATGGGGAGGCATCAAGCGTAGCGGATTTGGACGTGAACTAGGAGAATG GGGACTCGAGAATTACTTGAGCGTGAAGCAGGTGACGCAGTACATCTCAGACGAACCATGGGGTTGGTACCAGTCTCCTTCAAAGCTGTAA
- the LOC126674154 gene encoding uncharacterized protein LOC126674154 produces MGSSDEKVVAVIMVGGPTKGTRFRPLSLNVAKPLFPLAGQPMVHHPISACKRIPNLAQIYLVGFYEEREFTLYVSAISNELKVPVRYLREDKPHGSAGGLYNFRDIIMEDSPSHIFLLNCDVCCSFPLPEMLEAHRRYGGMGTILVIKVSAESASQFGELVADPETKELLHYTEKPETFVSDLINCGVYIFTPDIFTAIEGVSSQRKDRANLRRVSSFEALQFATRSLPTDFVRLDQDILSPLAGKKQFYTYETMDFWEQIKTPGMSLKCSALYLAQFRHTTPHLLASGDGSKSATIVGDVYIHPSAKVHPTAKIGPNVSISANARIGPGARLISCIILDDVEVRDNAVVIHAIVGWKSSVGRWSRVQAAGDFNSKLGITILGESVDVGDEVVVVNSIVLPNKTLNVSVQEEIIL; encoded by the exons ATGGGTAGCTCTGATGAGAAAGTTGTAGCTGTTATTATGGTTGGTGGACCCACTAAAG GAACTAGATTCAGGCCACTGTCATTGAATGTGGCCAAGCCTCTGTTTCCTTTAGCAGGACAGCCAATGGTTCATCATCCAATTTCTGCTTGCAAAAGG ATTCCAAACCTAGCACAGATTTACCTTGTTGGATTCTACGAGGAGCGGGAATTCACATTGTATGTTTCAGCAATCTCCAATGAGCTTAAAGTGCCTGTGAG ATATTTGAGGGAAGATAAGCCACATGGTTCTGCTGGTGGTCTTTACAATTTCAGAGATATAATTATGGAAGACAGTCCG TCTCATATCTTCTTGCTCAACTGTGACGTTTGCTGCAGTTTTCCACTCCCGGAAATGCTTG AGGCTCATAGAAGATATGGTGGGATGGGAACTATCCTAGTAATCAAG GTTTCTGCGGAGTCAGCCAGCCAGTTTGGTGAATTGGTAGCTGATCCAGAAACTAAAGAATTGTTGCATTACACAGAGAAACCTGAAACTTTT GTAAGCGACTTGATAAATTGTGGTGTATATATATTCACACCAGATATATTTACAGCCATCGAAGGTGTTTCTTCTCAAAGGAAAGACAGAG CTAATCTGAGACGTGTTTCCAGCTTTGAAGCTCTTCAGTTTGCGACAAG GAGTCTGCCCACAGATTTCGTGAGATTGGATCAAGACATCCTGTCTCCCCTAGCTGggaaaaaacaattttatactTATGAAACCATGGATTTCTGGGAACAAATTAAAACACCTGG AATGTCACTGAAATGCTCTGCTTTATATCTTGCCCAATTTCGGCATACCACCCCTCATCTTTTGGCCAGTGGTGATGGTTCAAAGAGTGCCACCATCGTCGGTGATGTGTACATTCACCCATCGGCAAAAGTACATCCAACTGCTAAg ATTGGACCCAATGTCTCAATATCTGCTAATGCCCGTATAGGACCAGGTGCAAGACTCATCAGTTGTATCATCCTAGATGATGTTGAAGTTAGG GATAATGCAGTTGTTATTCATGCAATTGTTGGGTGGAAGTCTTCTGTCGGAAGATGGTCCCGAGTCCAG GCTGCTGGAGATTTCAACTCCAAACTTGGCATTACAATCCTTG GTGAATCCGTTGATGTTGGGGATGAAGTGGTGGTAGTGAACAGTATTGTTCTTCCAAATAAGACGCTCAATGTTAGTGTTCAAGAGGAAATAATCTTATAG
- the LOC126671009 gene encoding E2F transcription factor-like E2FE: MQFPFAEAPETSSSRHHAYSRKQKSLGLLCTNFVSLYDRDGIEVIGLDDAASKLGVERRRIYDIVNVLESVGVLVRKAKNKYTWKGFGAIPKVLQQMKEEGLKENFSSFDKKQHSNNCEKLSDDENDDDDDCDSNPNIGSQNENSIPSGVPKSTAASRIDTRKEKSLGLLTQNFVKLFVCSKVDLISLDEAAKFLLGDGHNSPIMRTKVRRLYDIANVLSSLKLIEKTHTIEGRKPAFRWLGFGEESRSGFGDISVESRKRTFGADVTNICFKRSKVDFSAEDEKMGKSKMHNQLKVADSVTMADRSSVGEDSQQGSKSYQFGPFAPVTVAKHGDTENKPTQTHDWESLAATYRPQYHNQALRELFAHYMEAWQSWYTEVAGKKPVEQIS; the protein is encoded by the exons ATGCAGTTTCCGTTCGCCGAAGCCCCTGAAACCTCCTCTTCTCGACACCACGCTTACAGCCGGAAACAAAAATCTCTAGGTCTTTTATGCACAAA TTTTGTCAGCTTGTATGATAGAGACGGCATTGAAGTGATTGGTCTTGACGATGCCGCCTCTAAATTAGGTGTTGAGCGGCGGCGGATCTATGATATAGTCAACGTTTTAGAGAGTGTTGgg gTTCTTGTAAGAAAAGCGAAAAATAAGTATACATGGAAAGGATTTGGAGCTATTCCTAAAGTATTACAGCAAATGAAG GAGGAGGGTTTGAAGGAGAATTTTAGTAGTTTTGATAAGAAGCAGCACAGCAATAATTGTGAGAAa CTATCGGATGATgagaatgatgatgatgatgactgTGATTCTAACCCTAATATTGGAAGCCAAAATGAAAATTCAATTCCTAGTGGTGTTCCTAAATCAACTGCTGCATCAAGAATCG ATACTAGAAAAGAAAAATCGTTGGGGCTGCTGACACAGAATTTTGTCAAGCTCTTTGTGTGCTCTAAA GTCGATCTAATCTCCCTTGATGAAGCTGCCAAGTTTTTGCTTGGAGATGGTCACAATTCACCTATTATGAGAA CAAAAGTTAGAAGGTTGTATGACATTGCAAATGTCCTGTCGTCCTTGAAACTTATCGAAAAG ACTCATACAATAGAGGGCAGGAAACCTGCGTTCAGGTGGTTGGGTTTTGGAGAAGAATCCAGAAGCGGTTTTGGTGATATTTCTGTCGAGTCTAGGAAGAGAACATTCGGAGCTGATGTTacaaacatttgttttaaaagaagTAAAGTTGATTTTTCAGCCGAGGACGAGAAAATGGGGAAGTCAAAAATGCATAACCAATTAAAAGTTGCAGATTCAGTAACTATGGCTGACAGAAGCAGTGTAGGTGAAGATTCACAGCAGGGTTCAAAGAGTTACCAGTTTGGCCCTTTTGCTCCTGTTACTGTGGCCAAACATGGTGACACTGAGAACAAACCGACTCAAACGCATGACTGGGAAAGTCTTGCGGCCACTTACCGTCCTCAGTATCACAATCAAG CTTTGAGAGAGCTTTTTGCTCATTACATGGAAGCATGGCAATCATGGTACACAGAAGTTGCTGGGAAGAAACCAGTAGAACAAATCTCCTAA